From the genome of Candidatus Defluviilinea proxima:
AAGACATTCTGGCTCATCCCCGGTGTAGACGAGATGCTGAAACAACTCAAGGGACATTATCCGATGGCCGTTGTCAGCGCGCGCGACGAAAAAGGGACAATGCGCTTCCTCGAGCAATTTAACCTTGTGCAGTATTTCGATGCAGTCATTACCGGTCAATCTGCGGAACATACGAAGCCCTACCCGGATCCAATTCTGCTCGCGGCACAAAAGATGAACGTCAAGCCTGAAGAGGCTCTGATGATCGGTGACACCACAGTGGATATCCGTGCGGGCAAATCTGCGGGGGCACAGACAGTGGGAGTGTTATGCGGTTTCGGGGAAGAGCCGGAGCTGATAAAAAAAGGGGCAGATATGATCTTAAAGAGCACACCAGAATTAGCGAACTTGTTGTTAAATAAAAAGTGACAGTTATCTTTTAGACAACTGTCACTTCGCTACACCCAGCGAGAACACAACTTGTGACCGTGGGTGTGATACCTATTTTCCTCCCGCATAATCATCGTAGAATAAATCACGGTTACGATCTTGGGCAATTGCTTCAAGCTTCTTTCGGTAAAGAGCAATGGAGTGATCGCCAACCAAAGGACCAAACCAACGAAACATCGTCACGAAAAAGAAGAAGATCCTCTGTAAGATGGGGACGCCTCGGCGAATATCCCCCATGCCTGGTTCAAGAAAACGCACGTCGCCAACATGGATATATCCCATTGCGAGTAAAGGGATCACAGTGACGATATCTGTCGTATTTATCACGCGATAAATAGTGGATTTGAAATCGCGGTCAAATTGATTATTTCCCACGCGTGGACTGCCAAAGGTATAACATGCCGCGATCTGGTCACGTATTTTTCGATGACGCTCGAGGTATTGTGTGGCAACCGTAGCTAATGCCGCACCAAGAGAATGACCGGTAATATAAAGGGGAATACCATCAAGCTTTTCAACCGCTCTAAGCACTTCCCCTTCTATACTTTTATACGCGCCGACAAAACCTTTATGGACCATGCCTTCGATCATGGATATTTTGCCAGCCTTTGCATCGGTCAAAATATCGATCCTTTTCGAGACCTCAGTACCGCGAAAGGCAAGCACAGCATACTCACCATTCGAAACCAGGATGGCTTGAGTATCGGTATCCTTGTTATTGAATTCATTGAGCAAGTCAAAACCGCCACCCTTTAGCTTTTGCACGAACAATTCCCTTGTCTTGCCGCCATCGTCGAAATGCTCATACACCAACTGCGCCATGGATGCCATTACCCAGGCGGTACGATCGGAGTATGCGGCACGCTTGACAGCGGTCTCAAGCAAAGGTCCGTTTGACGCAAAGAATTTCCTTGCACGAGCAAGTTCCTCTGGGCTGATGGAATTCGCTTCTTTATCTGCCATGTTCATGCTGTTTGTTTTCTCTTCCATGGTTGCTCCTCTCTGTGGCTGATATTTACTATACAGAAAATCAAGGACAAAGTCAATTCACACTTTTGGGTATAACCGAATCGCCACGACCTCATTCCAAATGAGCACTGCCAACATGAAGACATAAAATGCCGCGCCTTTGATCCAGAAAGCGGGAAAGGCAAGCGCAGCAGTGACCCATGTATAAACCGATAGAGTTTTCCAATGTTCTTCTTTGCGAAAGGCAAAACCGAGCAGGATCATGGCGGGCATGAGTGTAAGGCCTAACAACACAAAGGATAGGTCATGTAGCCGTCCATGCCAGGTGGCGGGCGTGGAGCGGATTGTGGGATCAGTGGTGAATGCCAACCCTGCGAGGGCAAGGCCTGAGAGGGATAAGATAACAGTGGAGATCAAGGTCAATTGCGTTCGAGGCAGGCTGAGGTTAAGCCCTGAGGCGAAGATCGTCATCATGAATCCGCTAAGGAGGAAAGTCGCGGTCATGATCCATCCGTTAGCGCCGAGGGCGAGTCCGCTGGGCCAATCAAAGGTAGGCGCGTGAATGGGATGCCATCCTAATGACAAAAGAAAATCGTATTTGAGGATGGTGAGGGCCGTGACGATGAATCCAAAAAGGACCGGGCCAACCATCCCGGCGCGTGCGGCGAGTTTAATCATCTGGAAAGGAAGAGAAAGATCAGACCCAACAACCCCGGCAAGGCTTGCATGTATAAAATGGAACGCTTCGCTGTGATGCCGCCATAGATACCTGCAACAAGAACACAGATGAGGAAGAATGCTTTGACGGCGAAGTTGTCAATGACGAGCCCCCAAATGAGACCAGCCGCGAGAAAGCCGTTATACAACCCTTGATTAGCCGCCAGCGACGCGGAGGCTTTGGAATATTCGGGCGTCATCTTGAAGGTCTTGCGGCCAACGGGATGATCCCACAGGAACATTTCGAGAACGAGAAAGCCAAGATGTAATAACGCAACGATACCAGTAAGAACGTTCGCAATGAATGCCATTTTTACTCCTTATGCTTTAGGGACAATGCGTGGTGCAACAAACCATAACAATAAAAGGATGATGCCACCTGCCATAAATGGGACAGGCGCGCCAAACCATTGGAACAAGAAACCATAGAACAAGGGCGCAACAGCATTTGCCGCGCTATACATGGAAGCAGAGATGCCCAACATGCCACCCACTTCATTCTTGTCGGAAGCTTTTGTAATGAGACTATTCACAGCAGGGTGCAACACACCGCCGCCTAATGCCGCAGGGAAACTGGCGATCACCAACCAGATGATGCCGAACCATCCGCGCGCAGCTTGACTCGGCAAGTGGATGTTGATGCTCTGGATCGAGACACGTATCGCACCTTCGCCCGCGAGTCCTTCAAGGACTTTGGCTTGGTCATACCAAGGGACCGGGATCGCTGGCGTGAGAGCGGTTCCGATCAGACCGATGGCGAGCATCGACATACCAAAGATGACCAGCCAACGGTCGCCTTTTTGTTTCGACCACCTCCCCACAAGCCCACCTTGCACCACAATGATGAAAAGACCGGCAAGGACAAATAGACCGGCCGTATCACGCGCGTCCATACCGAGGCGGGTGAGCGTGAACAGCGAAAAGAGTTGTTCGTATCCGCCAAAGGCGATCTGGTAGAAGAACATTAAGATCAACAAAAAGCCAACGACCGGACGTCCAAGCGCCTCACGCATGGCACTGAACGAGAACTTTTTGCGAACCGCTGAAGCGGAGTCTGCAGTCCATGTTTCTTTGAACCAGAACGATGTGAGAAAAATGGAAACGAGAGAGAAGAAAGCGGCAGTGAAGGCAACAGCCTGATAGTTTTGTCCTGTTGCGAGCAGGACGATAAAGGCGATGATGGGGCCAAAGACAAAGCCAGCCCCGAACGCCGCGCCAATGAGACCGAGTCCCTGTGTGCGCGTCTTTTCAGTTGTGCTATCGGCGATGGCGGCTTGTGCAGTAGAGATGTTCGCACCGGAGAGACCATCGATGATGCGGGATATGAAGAGTATCGTCAGCGTATTGGCAAAGCCCAGCAGGATGAACCCGGCAAACGTGCCGATCTGGCTGATGACGAGGACCGGTTTACGCCCGAAGCGATCTGATAGACGCCCTAATATCGGGGCACCGAGGAATTGCATCATCGGATATGTGGCTTGCAGAATACCGATGACAAGAGGCGTGGCGCTAAAACGTGCCGCATACAACGGCAATAAGGGAATGATGACCGAAAGCCCAAGCAAATCAACAAACACAATGACAATGATGGGCAGGATGCGTTTGAAATCGAGTTTTTCGGAAGGTTGTTCGGGAGTGGTCCTGCTGAGATCGTTGCTCATAAGATGGGTTAGCGACTCCAACCACCAGGCAAACGAGAAACGCCAGCGAATACGAGAACCAGAGCAAGAAAAATGGAAAAGAATGCAACACGAAATTTATCCTCTGATTTCTTCATGATCGAAGGCAAATGACCAGCGACTGCCGCAAGCAACATCGTGACCATGTGCTCGATACGGAACATCGGAAATCCCACACCGCCAGCCAACCCATTCCAAAGCAAAAAGATCAATCCCAAAGTGACCTGTAGATCCATCAGGCCGCTGAAACCTGCTGAAAGCCCGCGATCCATTTTTGTAAATTCACTCTTGCGCGCCATGCCGATCAAAAACTTGACCAATGCAACCAGCCCAACCAGCACGATCAACCATCGAACAATGGAATGTAACATCAATACAAAGCCCATACATATCTCCTATAGATGAATTGATACTCAATGGTAGCATAATCTCATGTAAAATCAAATGGCATGTCATAAAGGAGAACCCATGCCTTACGAAATGATCCTCGCCGAAACACGCGGACGCGTCGGTCTCATCACACTCAATCGTCCGCAGGCATTGAACGCCCTCAACAACCAACTCATGCGCGAACTCATGGATGCGCTCGATGTATTCGACAAAAATGATTCCATCGGCGCGATGGTCATCACAGGGAATGAAAAAGCCTTCGCCGCAGGTGCAGATATCAAAGAGATGGCCGATAAATCCGCTTTGGAGATGACGCAGTCCGATCACATCGCGGTCTTTGGTCGAATCCGTACGATACAGAAACCGGTCATCGCGGCCGTATCAGGCTGGGCGTTAGGGGGCGGATGTGAGGTCGCTTTGTCGTGCGATATGATCGTCGCGTCAGAGTCTGCCAAGTTTGGTCAGCCTGAGATCAACATCGGCGTCATCCCCGGCGCAGGCGGCACACAACGTCTCACGCGCGCGGTGGGCAAAGCCCTCGCAATGGAAGTCATCCTCAATGACCGCAAGCTCACAGCGCAGGAAGCTCTTCAATATGGACTCGTGAATCGTG
Proteins encoded in this window:
- a CDS encoding HAD family hydrolase; the encoded protein is MTLDISRVKALCFDVDGTLSDTDDLYAHKFEPFFPKFLFQDPKRTARRFVMWVEAPGNALLGLTDTIGLDDEIVAFIDWLSRRQKKSSKTFWLIPGVDEMLKQLKGHYPMAVVSARDEKGTMRFLEQFNLVQYFDAVITGQSAEHTKPYPDPILLAAQKMNVKPEEALMIGDTTVDIRAGKSAGAQTVGVLCGFGEEPELIKKGADMILKSTPELANLLLNKK
- a CDS encoding lipase family protein; the encoded protein is MEEKTNSMNMADKEANSISPEELARARKFFASNGPLLETAVKRAAYSDRTAWVMASMAQLVYEHFDDGGKTRELFVQKLKGGGFDLLNEFNNKDTDTQAILVSNGEYAVLAFRGTEVSKRIDILTDAKAGKISMIEGMVHKGFVGAYKSIEGEVLRAVEKLDGIPLYITGHSLGAALATVATQYLERHRKIRDQIAACYTFGSPRVGNNQFDRDFKSTIYRVINTTDIVTVIPLLAMGYIHVGDVRFLEPGMGDIRRGVPILQRIFFFFVTMFRWFGPLVGDHSIALYRKKLEAIAQDRNRDLFYDDYAGGK
- a CDS encoding DUF998 domain-containing protein; translated protein: MIKLAARAGMVGPVLFGFIVTALTILKYDFLLSLGWHPIHAPTFDWPSGLALGANGWIMTATFLLSGFMMTIFASGLNLSLPRTQLTLISTVILSLSGLALAGLAFTTDPTIRSTPATWHGRLHDLSFVLLGLTLMPAMILLGFAFRKEEHWKTLSVYTWVTAALAFPAFWIKGAAFYVFMLAVLIWNEVVAIRLYPKV
- a CDS encoding DUF1304 domain-containing protein, with translation MAFIANVLTGIVALLHLGFLVLEMFLWDHPVGRKTFKMTPEYSKASASLAANQGLYNGFLAAGLIWGLVIDNFAVKAFFLICVLVAGIYGGITAKRSILYMQALPGLLGLIFLFLSR
- a CDS encoding MFS transporter; this encodes MSNDLSRTTPEQPSEKLDFKRILPIIVIVFVDLLGLSVIIPLLPLYAARFSATPLVIGILQATYPMMQFLGAPILGRLSDRFGRKPVLVISQIGTFAGFILLGFANTLTILFISRIIDGLSGANISTAQAAIADSTTEKTRTQGLGLIGAAFGAGFVFGPIIAFIVLLATGQNYQAVAFTAAFFSLVSIFLTSFWFKETWTADSASAVRKKFSFSAMREALGRPVVGFLLILMFFYQIAFGGYEQLFSLFTLTRLGMDARDTAGLFVLAGLFIIVVQGGLVGRWSKQKGDRWLVIFGMSMLAIGLIGTALTPAIPVPWYDQAKVLEGLAGEGAIRVSIQSINIHLPSQAARGWFGIIWLVIASFPAALGGGVLHPAVNSLITKASDKNEVGGMLGISASMYSAANAVAPLFYGFLFQWFGAPVPFMAGGIILLLLWFVAPRIVPKA
- a CDS encoding enoyl-CoA hydratase/isomerase family protein, with product MPYEMILAETRGRVGLITLNRPQALNALNNQLMRELMDALDVFDKNDSIGAMVITGNEKAFAAGADIKEMADKSALEMTQSDHIAVFGRIRTIQKPVIAAVSGWALGGGCEVALSCDMIVASESAKFGQPEINIGVIPGAGGTQRLTRAVGKALAMEVILNDRKLTAQEALQYGLVNRVAPVSDYLNEALKLADEIASRAPEAVRAAKKMINASFESSLTNGLAEEKQVFYNLFSTEDQKEGMKAFVEKRKPEWKGK